The Nocardia bhagyanarayanae region CGTACTGGTCGAGAATGGCGATGGCGCCGTCGACCACGTCCGCCCTGTGCAGTTGCACCCGGATTCCTCCCCGTCGTGTTTTGACTCACTCCTACCGCTACCCTAGCCTGAACACCGTTCAAGTTGCACGGCCACCTCGGGCGCGAGGCGCGTCGTCGCCGACAGGCAGTTCAGCCGAAGGGATCCGTCCAGTGACGCAGGCACCCGTTGACACCGATATTCTCTCGATCGCCCGCGAGCAGGTGCTCGAGCGCGGCGAAGGCCTGACCCAGGAGCAGACGCTCGAGGTGCTGCGCCTCGGCGACGACCGGCTCGAGGAGCTGCTGTCGCTGGCCCACGATGTCCGCATGAAGTGGTGCGGTCCGGAGGTCGAGGTCGAGGGCATCATCAGCCTCAAGACCGGCGGCTGCCCCGAGGACTGCCACTTCTGCTCGCAGTCCGGCCTGTTCCAGTCGCCGGTCCGCGCCGCCTGGCTCGACATCCCCAGCCTGGTCGAGGCCGCCAAGCAGACCGCCAAAACCGGAGCCACCGAGTTCTGCATCGTCGCCGCGGTGCGCGGACCGGACGAGCGGCTGATGGCGCAGGTCGCCGCGGGCGTCGAGGCGATCCGCAACGAGGTCGACATCCAGGTCGCCTGCTCGCTCGGCATGCTGACCCAGGAGCAGGTCGACCAGCTGGCCGCCATGGGCGTGCACCGCTACAACCACAACCTGGAGACCGCCAAGTCGCACTTCCCGCAGGTCGTCACCACGCACACATGGGAGGAGCGCTGGGATACCCTGCGCATGGTGCGCGAGGCGGGCATGGAGGTGTGCTGCGGCGGCATCCTCGGCATGGGCGAGACCCTCGAGCAGCGCGCCGAATTCGCGGCGCAGCTGGCCGAATTGGAGCCCGACGAGGTGCCGCTGAACTTCCTCAACCCGCGTCCGGGCACCCCGTTCGGTGACCTCGAGGTGCTGCCCGCCGCCGACGCGCTGCGCGCCGTCGCCGCGTTCCGCCTCGCGCTTCCGCGCACCATCCTCCGGTTCGCGGGCGGCCGGGAGATCACCCTCGGCGATCTGGGCGCCAAGCAGGGCATCCTCGGCGGCATCAACGCCGTCATCGTCGGCAACTATCTGACCACCCTCGGCCGTCCCGCCGAGGCGGACCTGGATCTGCTCGGCGAGCTGAAGATGCCGATCAAGGCGCTCAACGAAACGCTGTAGGACCGGGCCATGAGTACTGTCATGGATATGGACGAGCGCTACAACCCGTTCACCGGCAAGCGGATCGTGCCCGGTCTCGACGACACGGTGCCCGCCGCGGCCGCGCTCGGTCTCGAGCCGCCGCGGTTCTGCGAGCAGTGCGGGCGCCGGATGATCGTGCAGGTGAGTCCCGACGGCTGGTGGGCCAAGTGCTCGCGGCACGGCGTGATCGACTCGAAGAGTCTGGAACACCGCTAGTGGCGGCGGTGCAGGCGCGTGGTGTGCGGACCGAGGCGGGAGTGGCGCTGCTCGTCTTGGCCGCCGTCGTGGTGTGCAGCGTGCTCGTCGGCGTGCTGTGGGGGTTCCTGGCGCCGACCGAACAGCTGCTCGTCACCGAACCGGGACGCGGCGCGCCGCTGACCGGCGAGAGCACCCATCAGTTCGACGCGGTCGCGCTGTTCGTCTGCGCGGGCGGGGTGACCGGACTGCTCACCGCCGTCGCGGCCTGGCGTTTGCGCACGGTGCGCGGCCCGCTGCTGCAACTCGGGCTGGTGTCCGGCTCGTTGCTCGGCGCGTATTCGATGGTGCTGGTGGGGGAGACGGTCACGGAGCTGTTGCACCCGCGGCCGGACGACCCGCCGGTCGGCCAGATCGTCGAGCTCCCAACGCAAGTCGGCACGGCGCTCGCGTTGGTCGTGCAGCCGCTGATCGCCTCGCTGGTGCTGCTGTTCCTCGCGGCGCTCAATCCGTCGGAGGATCTGGGCACCGGCTACGGCAGCGCATTCGGTCGTTCGCGTCCGTCCGAGGCGTTCACGCCGATCGGGTTCGACGCGGCCGGGGCGCGCGCGCCGTACGGGAGCGCCTACGGCGGTTACGATCCGGCCGCCGAGGACGGGACGGATTCGGTGCCGCGCCCGGCTCGCTGACACGTCACCCAACCGTTGTCTCTCCGCGCTGTTTTGGTGCCTCTACCACGTAAAATGGTGGAAACAGGCACATTCGGAGAGGAACGGGTCGTGGCGTTCATCGGTGGCGGTCCGGTCGTCGAGGAGATCGACGCGAAGTTCTGGCGGCTGTCCGAGCCGCTCGTCTATCGGGGTGATGTTCAGGAATTCACCGTGCCCGCGGGCTTCCGCACGGACTTCGCTTCGGTGCCGCGCGCGCTGGTCTGGCTCATTCCCCGCTACGGCGCATACACCCGTGCCGCCATCCTGCACGACTATCTGCTGCGCTCGCAGGAGGTGAGCAGTGCCGACGCCGACGGGCTCTTCCGGCGCTGCCTGCGCGAGTTCGGCATTTCGGTGCCGCGGCGCTGGATGATGTGGGCGGCGGTGCGCTCGGCGAACCGGTTGCACGGCGCGAGCCCGCGCGACTGTGCCCTGTTCCTGCTTGTCGCGGTGCCCTCGGTGTTGTTCCTCGCGATACCGGTGATCGTTGTGACGCTGTTCCTGTGGTTGTTCTGGGTGGTGGAGCTGGTGTTCTGGGCCGGTGGGCGGCTCGCGACCCGCACGCCCGCGTCCCCGCCGAAGCCCCAGATGAAAACGGCCTGAACGGTTTTCGGCGCATCCCGTACGGACGGCTCGCGCCGCCATCCTGCGTCACCCGATTCGCGGAGCCGCCCGGCCGAAAATGGGTGGAGAACGAACGGCGCCCGTCGTTACCGTGATCCGGCAAGCGAACGGGCGAGCCCAGGGGAGGAGGTGACGACCATGCACGCCCAGCCACAGACCGCACCGCACCCCGACGCGTCCCGAACCTCTTCGGAACGCCCGGATCTCACCGCCTGGCGACGCCGCCACGAACTACGCCGCTCCAACGCCGCCCAGCCGATCCCCGGCAAACGCCGATACCGCCGCACCCCGAAACACCGAAACCGCTCCCACGACGCGTGATCCCCGCGCGCCGCGACCTCACTCCGCTCGGGGCGGAGGGCGGCGAATTCGTCGGTGACGCGGAGGCCGGAGTCGGTGACGCGGAGGCCGGGTCGGTAGTAGTTCAGCGCCAAGCGTCGACGAGATCCGCCGGGCCCCAGTGCATCGCCAAGGGAAGCTCGGCTCCGAGACCCGCGCGGGATACTGCGACAAGTGGCGTGCGAACGTCGGCTCCCGGCACCGAGAGCGTCGCGCGGGCGAGCGCGTCGTAGTCGTGCCGATCGAACGGCCGATCCTCGAGCCACTTGATCGACCCGAGGAAGTGGACTGTGCCGGCGACCGGTTCGCGATCGGCGCCGACGAGATCGATCTCCGGATTGTTCTGCCGGTTCCACCATCCGCCGATCGCCTCGGTGTCGGGCCAACGCTCATCCGGCAGCAGGCGCAGTAGGGATTCACGGATGAGCGGTTCGACCGCACGCCCACGCCAGGTCGTCCATGATCGTTCGATCCGCGTGCGGGCGACATCGCCGCGGCCTCGCTCGACCAGTGGGATTCCGCGCTGCAGGAAGGCGAGCCAAAACCGGAGATAGGAATCGGCGATGCGGTACCGCTTGTTCTTGCTGTCGGGTTTGGTCGACAACGGAAGGTCGGCCGCGACGATTCGTTTCGATTGCAGTGTGCTCAGTAGCGGTGTCAAGGTTCCAGCGGGAAGCGCACCCGCTCCGCCCGCCTGCGCCGCGATGGTGCTGAAAGTGCGCTCACCGCTGCCGACCGACTCGAGCACCGCGCGCGCCCGGGATGCTTCCGGAAACTCGCCGAGCAGTGTCAGTTCCCCTGCC contains the following coding sequences:
- a CDS encoding DUF2567 domain-containing protein, which gives rise to MRTEAGVALLVLAAVVVCSVLVGVLWGFLAPTEQLLVTEPGRGAPLTGESTHQFDAVALFVCAGGVTGLLTAVAAWRLRTVRGPLLQLGLVSGSLLGAYSMVLVGETVTELLHPRPDDPPVGQIVELPTQVGTALALVVQPLIASLVLLFLAALNPSEDLGTGYGSAFGRSRPSEAFTPIGFDAAGARAPYGSAYGGYDPAAEDGTDSVPRPAR
- the bioB gene encoding biotin synthase BioB, encoding MTQAPVDTDILSIAREQVLERGEGLTQEQTLEVLRLGDDRLEELLSLAHDVRMKWCGPEVEVEGIISLKTGGCPEDCHFCSQSGLFQSPVRAAWLDIPSLVEAAKQTAKTGATEFCIVAAVRGPDERLMAQVAAGVEAIRNEVDIQVACSLGMLTQEQVDQLAAMGVHRYNHNLETAKSHFPQVVTTHTWEERWDTLRMVREAGMEVCCGGILGMGETLEQRAEFAAQLAELEPDEVPLNFLNPRPGTPFGDLEVLPAADALRAVAAFRLALPRTILRFAGGREITLGDLGAKQGILGGINAVIVGNYLTTLGRPAEADLDLLGELKMPIKALNETL
- a CDS encoding DUF1353 domain-containing protein, with amino-acid sequence MAFIGGGPVVEEIDAKFWRLSEPLVYRGDVQEFTVPAGFRTDFASVPRALVWLIPRYGAYTRAAILHDYLLRSQEVSSADADGLFRRCLREFGISVPRRWMMWAAVRSANRLHGASPRDCALFLLVAVPSVLFLAIPVIVVTLFLWLFWVVELVFWAGGRLATRTPASPPKPQMKTA
- a CDS encoding ATP-binding protein, with translation MFARGRNPVTERADFTSTVAHSPLGNAELVSGLQAADWNQALRALSIAIPADSPTIAVIDEVPWLVEQDGEFEGALQTVWDRHLSAKPVLLILVGSDISVMEALQSRERPFFGRAAEMTVEPLHLADVQSMTGLDPADAVDALLITGGFPEIVQSWRPGMSRIDFLRASTDNPLSPLLVAGELTLLGEFPEASRARAVLESVGSGERTFSTIAAQAGGAGALPAGTLTPLLSTLQSKRIVAADLPLSTKPDSKNKRYRIADSYLRFWLAFLQRGIPLVERGRGDVARTRIERSWTTWRGRAVEPLIRESLLRLLPDERWPDTEAIGGWWNRQNNPEIDLVGADREPVAGTVHFLGSIKWLEDRPFDRHDYDALARATLSVPGADVRTPLVAVSRAGLGAELPLAMHWGPADLVDAWR